TGGAAGCGCTATAGAAGCAGCTCAGTTTTATTGTCTGCCTAAGGTATATGAGCTTACTGGAAATGTGTCTGTTAGACGTAAAGATTTATCTCGACAGCAGAAGAGGTTAGATAAAAATCTTAACAAAGTTTTAAAAGACAGGCAGAGACTCATGAATATGGTGGATGAGGCAAGACTGGGTGAATTGATCAAAAATAATCTTTACAGGCTGGATGCTCATCAGAAAACAGAAAGTATTGATTTGCCTGACTGGCAGGGTCATGAAGAAAAGATTATGCTGAATTCTGCCCTGTCCATAAAAGAAAATATGGAAAAATATTTCAAAAGGGCGGCCAAGGGCAAACGCGGACTTGACTTTGTTAGCAAAAGAGAAAAAGAACTTCGTGAGCAACTTGATAACCTTCAATCTGCTCCCTTACCTGACTTAACTGTTTTTTCCAGAGGTCCAAAATCTAAACATTTGACCCGCTTAGACAAAAAACTGACCGGCATTGCAGTAAAAAAGTTCAGATCAACAAACGGTTTTATAATCATTCGGGCAAAGAACAGTGAGTCAGGACATAAACTTCTCAGTTATGGAGCTGCTGCCCATGATTTATGGATGCATGTTCAGGGCGGACCTGGAGCCCATGTCATTATTAAAAGGGATCATGGCCTGCAGGAAGTCCCTGAATCATGTCTAAAAGAGGCTGCCACTCTGGCAGCTTTATCCAGTTACAGGAAAAATGATGACCGGGCTGAAGTATACCTGGCCAGTGTTAAAGATGTCAGAAAGGTCAAAGGTCTTGGTCAGGGCAGGGTGCTTATGGATGGAAATGTTCGGACAATAATTGTGAATATTGACCCCTTTCTGGAGTCTAAGCTTCACTTGGGGAAGGCTGAAGGCTGAAGGCTGAAGGGGGAAGGGGGAAGGCTGAAGTTGGAGAAGGGTGTGGGCAAGAGTTAAGAAGGGCACCGGCGTGTGGAAGATTTTGTGAAATAGTCGTATCTGTTTAGCGCTTTTAAGGAATGCAGGGGACAGGCACTCCGGGACCCACTTGAGCATCAATTTGTGCTCGAAATGAATTATTTTTGGGACAAGTGGGTCCCGGAAGAGCCAGTCCCCATGCCACATCCAAAGCGCTAAACAGATACAAATAGTCAATACACCGGACAGTCAAATACTGTTTTCAATTAATATATAAGGAAAAAATATGAATGGTCACTCTTTGCAAAGTATAGACGCTGCCTTGGATGAGATTCAGAATAAAATTTATGAGCAGACCCTGGAAGAATACGGTCCTGAAGTATTCAAGCGCTGGAAGGAACCTGCCTATATGGGAAAGATGGATGATCCACACGCCACGTTTCGGGTTACAGGTGGCTGTGGTGACAGTGTGGAGATCTTTCTTAAATTTGAGAATGATAAAGTGCAGGAAGCCCTGTTTTTTAGTGATGGCTGTGGGCCAAGCATGGTATGTGGCTCTGTGGCATGCGAATTGATCATAGGTAAAAATATTGATGAAGCAGCGTCACTTGCAGGAGATGATATTGTAGAAGTTTTAGAGGGTGGACTGCCTGATGACAAAATTCATTGCGCTTTTCTCGCTGCTCAGGCTGTGCAGGAGGCAATAGTCAGTTATCAGCGTCTAAACCCGGACCGAACCGACAAGTAACTGTCTTGATAAGTGGACCCTGCCTGCATCATGAAGGATATTAAAAAAAGGGGCGGAATCCGCCTCTGCATTAAAGGGCTGTCCTTTTTCTAACAATTGGGGACAGTCCCGGGCTGCGGTACTGTCCCAAATCTATTTTGCATCAACTGAAAAGCTGCACTGAGGTATTGGTTTGGAAAGGGAGATTCAAGCGGTTTTGGCTTCCTGCTCAAAGATGAGCAGGGGTTCTATACCATTTTCCACTACTGACTTATTTATGAGGCATTCCTTAACTCCAGTCAGAGATGGCAGCTTGTACATCACTTCCAGCATGATAGACTCCAGAACGTTTCTCAACCCTCTTGCTCCGGTTTTTCTTTCTATAGCCTTCTTGGCTATGGCCTTAAGAGCATTGTGAGTAAAATTAAGCTTGATATGATCCAGTTCCAGCATTTTCTGGTACTGACGCACAAGAGCGTTTTTAGGTTCGCTTAAAATACGCACCAGATCTTCTTCTGTAAGCTCATGCAAAGAGGAAACAACAGGGATTCTGCCAACAAACTCAGGTATGAGACCAAACTTGATGAGGTCTGCCGGGTGCGCCATTCTGATAAGTGACTGGGAAGATTCCTTCTTTTTGTTGATAAGATCAGCACCAAATCCCATGCTGCTTTTTTGAACTCGTTGACGGACAATGCTTTCAAGACCAATAAAAGCACCACCGGCAATAAAAAGGATATTGGAGGTGTCCAATCGGATAAATTCCTGCTGAGGGTGCTTGCGTCCGCCCTTGGGGGGTATATTTGCTTCAGTGCCTTCAATGATTTTCAGAAGTGCCTGTTGAACACCTTCTCCTGAAACATCACGGGTAATGGAGGGGCTGTCAGACTTGCGAGATATCTTGTCAATTTCATCCACATAGATGATGCCCTTGGAAGCTGCTTCCAGATCATAATCAGCGTTCTGGACAAGCTGAACCAGAATGTTTTCCACATCCTCGCCCACATATCCCGCCTCTGTAAGGGTTGTGGCATCGGCTATGGCAAAAGGCACTTTCAGTATTCTGGCCAGGGTCTGGGCCAGAAGGGTTTTGCCTGAACCGGTGGGACCAATGAGTAAAATATTACTTTTGTCCAGCTCAACATCATCCTTTTTACGCTTGTAACGAACTCTCTTGTAGTGATTATAAACAGCAACAGCAAGAATCTTTTTTGATTCTTCCTGTCCAATTACATAATCGTCCAGAGCATTTTTTATTTCAGAAGGCGGCAGCAGTACATCTCCCTCATGCTCTTCTTCCACATGATCCTGTTCAATAATTTCATCGCATAAAGCCACGCATTCATTACAGATGTATACATCCGGACCAGCTATGAGGCGATCCACCTCATCCTGGCTTTTGGCACAGAAAGAACAACAAAGATCATAAACATAAGGCTTCTTTTTTTTGTTAGCCATCATTTACCCCAAACATTTTTTAAAATCAGTAACTTATTGTATTTTTCAAAACAGTTAACAGTTTGATTCATAAAGCAGGCGGGTCCCGGAAGAGCCATTTCCTCTCCGGGCTGTATGCCTCCGGGCAGGAAGTCATGCCATCTCCCAAGGTTTAAACTATAATAGAACAGGTTGCGTGCCAAATCAAACCAGAACAGGCAGGTTTTAGTCAAGGTTTTCAATTTCAGATCTTGAACTGAGCACGCTGTCAATAAGACCGTACTTAACTGCCTCTTCGGCGCTCATAAAGTAATCACGGTCGGTATCATGTTCAATTTTGGAGAGCTTGGCACCTGTATGCCTGGCAAGAATTTCATTCAAAGTAGCCTTCAGCCTGATAATTTCTTTGGCCTGAATGTCAATGTCAGTGGCCTGACCTTTGAAGCCTCCCATGGGCTGGTGGATAAGAATTCTGCTATGTGGCAGAGAATATCTCATGCCTTTCTGCCCGGCTGTCAGCAGAAGAGCTCCCATGCTGGCGGCCTGACCCAGACATAATGTGGCAACCGGGGCAGAGATATATTGCATGGTATCATAGATTGCCATTCCTGCGGTTACCGAACCACCTGGAGAATTAATATAGAAATTGATTTCTTTTTCCGGATTTTCGGATTCCAGAAATAGAAGCTGGGCGCAGATAAGGTTGGCGATATGATCATCAATAGGGGTTCCCAGAAGGATAATCCGATCTTTGAGCAAGCGGGAGTATATATCGTATGCCCTTTCTCCCCGTCCAGTGCTTTCAATGACCATGGGAATATTATAACTCATTCAAGACTCCTCATATAAACTGGAGAGTTAAAAGTTATTTGTTGATTGTTAATAGTTGAAGTATGAAACCGTATGATTTCAAGTATTTTTTTAGCACACCTGAACAGCTAATGCGGGCTGTGCCCACAACCCAATTTTTTCAGACTGAAGGCTGAAGGTTGAAGGCTGAAGACTTAAGAATGATGATCTTGGGCATCATTGCTCTTTCAAGCTTTAAATACTTGTAACTATTCGCCATGCTGCGAGTTTATTCAGTCCTTAAGCATTGAGTCTTCAGCCTGCTTATTATGCAGATAAAAGCCCGTTTAGAATTTTGCGCTTGATTATGCATCAGCCTTTTCATCACTTGATGCCTGCATTGAAGGTGGAATAATCTTCACTTCAGCATTTTTATATATATGTTCGCTGGCTTTGTCAGCTATCAAGCTGTCCCTGATGGCAAACATCAGGTTGTTGCTTTCGTAGTATGACTTGAGTTGTTGAAAGTCGAGATTTTTGGACCGGGCCTGACCTCGAATAAATTCGTCAACTTCCTGTTCGTTGACAGTGATCTCTTCTGCCTTGGCAATGGCAAGGAGAAATAATTGGGATTTGATGAGGTCTTCAGCGTCCTGCTGGAACTCTTTTTCAAGGTCTTCCCTGGTTTTTCCCAAAGATTCGAAGTTTTTGCCCTGTCTTTCCAGTTTGTCCTTAAGTTCGGCAATTTTGTTTTCTATGGTATTGGAAACCATGGATGGGGGAAGCTCAAACTGTACTGAGTCCTTGAGTTTATCAACGGCTTTTTTTAAGGCATCGCTTTTCTTGAGGTTTTTCTGGGAAAGCTTATAGGAATCTTCAATTACCTTTTTGAGTTGATCGAAACTTTCAAAGCCACCTGCTTTCCGGGCAAGTTCATCGTCAAGTTCCGGCAGTTTTTTAAGCTTTATGGACTTTAATGTGACTTTCATATCTACTGTCTGCCCTGCCAGTACAG
This genomic window from Desulfonatronovibrio magnus contains:
- a CDS encoding NFACT RNA binding domain-containing protein, which encodes MEANFFRYAAAELFELIKGLSLNKVFSPCPGVWTFSFGSARNLVFYCLPKGGGFFLSKDKPPNPSNPSAEVMWLRKRLKNRRILDLINAWPLRKMAISMSGMQEHLVLDTIKGVSIVSDLGPLVHDPPWPDLDDILSNKDIWKTHPHLTPVLRNSLEQMNAHDGQVLLDTLSQGQVREFYVIYKETGGHYLSCFKPPGAKQYKSFGSAIEAAQFYCLPKVYELTGNVSVRRKDLSRQQKRLDKNLNKVLKDRQRLMNMVDEARLGELIKNNLYRLDAHQKTESIDLPDWQGHEEKIMLNSALSIKENMEKYFKRAAKGKRGLDFVSKREKELREQLDNLQSAPLPDLTVFSRGPKSKHLTRLDKKLTGIAVKKFRSTNGFIIIRAKNSESGHKLLSYGAAAHDLWMHVQGGPGAHVIIKRDHGLQEVPESCLKEAATLAALSSYRKNDDRAEVYLASVKDVRKVKGLGQGRVLMDGNVRTIIVNIDPFLESKLHLGKAEG
- a CDS encoding iron-sulfur cluster assembly scaffold protein, whose protein sequence is MNGHSLQSIDAALDEIQNKIYEQTLEEYGPEVFKRWKEPAYMGKMDDPHATFRVTGGCGDSVEIFLKFENDKVQEALFFSDGCGPSMVCGSVACELIIGKNIDEAASLAGDDIVEVLEGGLPDDKIHCAFLAAQAVQEAIVSYQRLNPDRTDK
- the clpX gene encoding ATP-dependent Clp protease ATP-binding subunit ClpX, with the translated sequence MANKKKKPYVYDLCCSFCAKSQDEVDRLIAGPDVYICNECVALCDEIIEQDHVEEEHEGDVLLPPSEIKNALDDYVIGQEESKKILAVAVYNHYKRVRYKRKKDDVELDKSNILLIGPTGSGKTLLAQTLARILKVPFAIADATTLTEAGYVGEDVENILVQLVQNADYDLEAASKGIIYVDEIDKISRKSDSPSITRDVSGEGVQQALLKIIEGTEANIPPKGGRKHPQQEFIRLDTSNILFIAGGAFIGLESIVRQRVQKSSMGFGADLINKKKESSQSLIRMAHPADLIKFGLIPEFVGRIPVVSSLHELTEEDLVRILSEPKNALVRQYQKMLELDHIKLNFTHNALKAIAKKAIERKTGARGLRNVLESIMLEVMYKLPSLTGVKECLINKSVVENGIEPLLIFEQEAKTA
- the clpP gene encoding ATP-dependent Clp endopeptidase proteolytic subunit ClpP codes for the protein MSYNIPMVIESTGRGERAYDIYSRLLKDRIILLGTPIDDHIANLICAQLLFLESENPEKEINFYINSPGGSVTAGMAIYDTMQYISAPVATLCLGQAASMGALLLTAGQKGMRYSLPHSRILIHQPMGGFKGQATDIDIQAKEIIRLKATLNEILARHTGAKLSKIEHDTDRDYFMSAEEAVKYGLIDSVLSSRSEIENLD